A part of Corynebacterium mustelae genomic DNA contains:
- a CDS encoding rhomboid family intramembrane serine protease: MTQPTRGGITTALSFAIGYTIIIWVIHIINVSVFTNNLAYFGIRPLDPATLWHIATSPLVHGSFNHLIANTVPGAVFSFLIGWSGARVYWEVTLITMVVGGVGVWLTGGIGTTHIGASGLIYGWLAYLIVRGIFNRSLNQVLLGIILAFAYSGLVWGVLPGEPGVSWQAHLFGAIGGMIAGAFITSDDPPALQAKRAAAGRR, translated from the coding sequence ATGACACAACCAACCCGCGGCGGCATCACAACCGCGTTGAGCTTCGCAATTGGATACACCATCATCATCTGGGTGATCCACATCATCAACGTGTCCGTATTCACCAATAACCTCGCCTACTTTGGAATCCGGCCACTAGACCCGGCAACCCTCTGGCACATCGCGACATCTCCACTAGTTCATGGCAGCTTCAACCACCTCATAGCCAACACCGTCCCAGGCGCAGTATTTTCTTTTCTCATCGGATGGTCCGGCGCCCGCGTCTATTGGGAAGTTACGCTGATCACGATGGTCGTTGGCGGGGTCGGAGTGTGGCTAACCGGCGGCATCGGAACAACCCACATTGGAGCATCGGGACTCATTTACGGCTGGTTGGCCTATCTGATCGTCCGAGGCATTTTCAACCGCAGCCTCAACCAAGTCCTATTGGGGATAATCCTCGCTTTTGCCTACTCCGGACTGGTATGGGGCGTATTGCCTGGTGAACCGGGAGTTAGCTGGCAAGCACACCTATTCGGCGCTATTGGGGGAATGATCGCAGGGGCATTCATCACCTCCGACGATCCGCCAGCGCTTCAAGCAAAACGCGCGGCAGCAGGGCGTCGATAA
- a CDS encoding AMP-binding protein: MDFPNVSLTRLLFDAAPPERTAIVSASGTRSYRELFQDIRQLAARLDISPGAVVGVQLPNGVDFVIAFHAVLSVGGVVTPVPMSATETDVAYQVKKTGAVMVITASELTRLRARPPIVQMSVTFEQATDLACLPMSSGTTGLPKAVMLTHRNLVANTMQFAQVVPVSPGERCLSVLPFSHIYGLTALLHTPLYLGATVIAQPFTAESFIQAHEQHDINVTFIAPPLATLLARHPLVDTTDFSSLHTIINGAAALPTATGAIVEKRAGARVIQGYGMTEAAPVTHLAQHGDTPMSSIGSVLPATEAKVVDPDTGMESGRGELWVRGPQVMAGYLSDVAATTATLVDGGWLRTGDIVIRDGEDFFVVDRLKDIIKSHGIQVSPQKLENIIVTIPGVVDCAVVRGFGADGEEQPVAVIVGDVAEATVMDAVAAQVTPAERIRQVRFTDSIPRSASGKILRRLLQDG; the protein is encoded by the coding sequence GTGGATTTCCCCAATGTATCGTTAACCCGGTTGCTTTTCGACGCCGCCCCGCCGGAGCGCACCGCTATCGTTTCCGCGTCGGGCACGCGAAGCTACCGGGAGCTTTTCCAGGATATTCGGCAATTGGCTGCCCGGTTGGATATTTCTCCCGGCGCGGTGGTGGGGGTTCAGTTACCCAATGGGGTGGATTTCGTGATTGCGTTTCACGCAGTGCTGTCTGTCGGCGGGGTGGTCACGCCTGTCCCGATGTCCGCCACTGAGACGGATGTGGCGTATCAGGTGAAGAAAACTGGGGCGGTTATGGTTATCACCGCTTCTGAATTGACCCGGCTGCGTGCCCGCCCCCCTATTGTTCAAATGTCGGTGACATTTGAACAAGCGACGGATCTTGCGTGTTTGCCGATGAGTTCGGGAACAACCGGGTTGCCGAAAGCAGTGATGTTAACGCACCGCAATTTGGTTGCTAATACCATGCAGTTTGCCCAGGTGGTGCCGGTTTCTCCCGGCGAGCGGTGTTTGTCTGTTTTACCGTTTAGTCATATCTATGGTCTCACGGCGCTTTTACATACTCCGTTGTATTTAGGGGCCACGGTGATTGCTCAGCCTTTTACCGCCGAGTCGTTTATCCAGGCACATGAGCAGCACGATATTAATGTGACGTTTATTGCGCCGCCGCTTGCCACGTTGTTAGCGCGGCATCCATTGGTGGACACAACCGATTTCTCTTCGCTGCACACAATAATAAACGGCGCGGCGGCATTGCCGACTGCCACGGGGGCGATCGTCGAAAAGCGAGCCGGGGCGCGCGTGATTCAGGGGTACGGTATGACGGAAGCGGCACCAGTTACACACTTAGCGCAGCACGGTGACACGCCCATGTCGTCAATCGGGAGTGTTTTACCTGCGACGGAAGCTAAGGTAGTTGATCCCGACACCGGAATGGAATCCGGGCGTGGCGAATTATGGGTACGTGGGCCGCAGGTCATGGCTGGATATCTATCTGATGTTGCTGCCACCACGGCCACGCTTGTCGACGGCGGCTGGTTGCGCACTGGCGATATTGTTATCCGTGACGGCGAAGACTTTTTTGTGGTGGATCGGTTAAAGGACATCATTAAATCACACGGAATACAAGTGTCCCCGCAAAAGCTGGAGAATATCATCGTCACAATACCAGGTGTGGTGGATTGCGCAGTTGTACGGGGTTTTGGTGCCGATGGAGAGGAACAACCAGTGGCGGTGATCGTGGGTGATGTCGCAGAGGCCACGGTCATGGACGCCGTGGCGGCCCAAGTCACTCCCGCTGAACGGATTAGGCAGGTTCGGTTCACCGATAGCATTCCGCGTTCGGCTTCGGGGAAAATCCTCCGGCGGCTACTGCAAGATGGTTAG
- a CDS encoding P1 family peptidase has translation MSGTLDDVPGIRVGHRSLGDTGCTVILPETPAICAVDVRGGGPGTRETDLLEPHNTVQHIHAITLSGGSAYGLAAADGVMTLLEKSGIGFPVLGESVTGPIVPIVPAAVIFDLLVGDADNRPTATDGYQAAQAALTREPSKSNGNIGAGCGATAGKLRGGFGQASTHVGDWVVAAAIVANPVGEIVDVETGALWARPDIRINLAKYRALASHTGQLNTTIGVIATNAPITKSQAKRLAIAGHDGIAWAIRPAHSPLDGDTLFALTTAQEPANVDTDTMRHLSHAAATVVSEAIIAAVMNAEPGYGLTTLNELFDDTTKVHP, from the coding sequence GTGAGTGGAACGCTTGACGACGTCCCCGGCATCCGAGTTGGGCACCGCAGCCTAGGAGATACCGGCTGTACCGTCATACTGCCAGAAACCCCAGCAATTTGTGCAGTTGACGTTCGAGGAGGCGGACCAGGCACCCGGGAGACAGACCTCCTAGAACCGCATAACACGGTACAGCACATTCATGCCATCACATTATCCGGCGGATCCGCCTACGGGTTGGCGGCCGCTGACGGCGTCATGACCCTATTGGAGAAATCCGGGATTGGCTTCCCGGTATTGGGGGAATCCGTGACCGGTCCGATAGTCCCCATTGTGCCCGCCGCAGTCATCTTCGACCTATTGGTCGGAGATGCAGATAATCGGCCCACGGCCACGGATGGATACCAGGCTGCGCAGGCGGCGCTGACCAGGGAGCCGTCGAAAAGCAATGGCAACATTGGGGCAGGCTGCGGAGCAACCGCCGGGAAACTGCGTGGCGGATTCGGGCAAGCGTCGACTCACGTCGGGGACTGGGTGGTTGCCGCAGCGATCGTTGCTAACCCGGTTGGCGAGATTGTTGACGTAGAAACTGGTGCGCTCTGGGCGCGGCCAGATATTCGGATCAACCTGGCGAAATACCGCGCATTAGCATCCCATACCGGGCAGCTGAACACGACAATTGGCGTGATAGCCACCAACGCACCAATCACCAAATCCCAAGCGAAACGACTCGCCATCGCGGGCCACGACGGGATAGCCTGGGCGATACGACCTGCCCACAGTCCACTCGACGGCGACACCCTTTTTGCCCTCACTACTGCTCAGGAACCGGCAAACGTTGATACAGACACCATGCGGCACTTGTCCCACGCCGCAGCTACGGTCGTATCAGAAGCCATCATCGCGGCAGTAATGAACGCAGAACCCGGCTATGGGCTCACCACCCTAAACGAGCTTTTCGACGACACAACGAAAGTCCACCCATGA
- the clpS gene encoding ATP-dependent Clp protease adapter ClpS — MNTNHTVTLSSPMASPELDEDIVVDVATSENLPWLCIVWDDPVNLMSYVTYVFQTVLGYDKKRAMELMMQVHTEGKAVVSSGEKDKVEADVKKLHTHGLWATMQQAG, encoded by the coding sequence ATGAACACAAACCACACAGTCACGCTGTCTTCCCCAATGGCCTCGCCGGAACTCGATGAGGACATTGTCGTCGACGTGGCAACCAGCGAAAACCTACCTTGGTTATGCATCGTGTGGGATGACCCAGTAAACCTCATGAGCTACGTCACCTATGTTTTCCAAACGGTTCTAGGCTACGACAAGAAACGAGCCATGGAATTAATGATGCAAGTCCACACCGAAGGAAAAGCAGTTGTCTCCTCCGGCGAAAAAGACAAAGTAGAAGCAGACGTGAAAAAGCTCCACACCCACGGACTGTGGGCCACCATGCAACAGGCGGGTTAG
- a CDS encoding peptidyl-tRNA hydrolase, which produces MLDPQSEFFDTAFRRLQQAVTNRDWDKHGEDPSDPETIHAMQIVVNIPKLDPPPQLALVAAAAEATVRLCLDDRAGVGFEQGDGSFAAAIDAWYQHRIRKVTRRARNAAWERVQLVPGITASYDGAQARAIVPSAVHRVDPVVAKLQIGGTNVDDGNVDKRPSDCPHIYLDAGLDMSTGKLAAQAGHASMLLAANMSLDWVQEWARADFPLAVEKVDSQVFGQLLESTDVVVVRDAGFTEVAAGSATALAAPRAIL; this is translated from the coding sequence GTGTTAGATCCACAATCGGAGTTTTTCGATACTGCTTTTCGACGCCTTCAACAGGCCGTAACGAATCGGGACTGGGACAAGCACGGCGAGGACCCCAGCGACCCAGAAACCATTCATGCCATGCAGATTGTGGTGAACATTCCGAAGCTTGATCCACCGCCGCAGTTGGCGTTGGTGGCGGCAGCCGCTGAAGCGACAGTGCGGTTGTGTCTGGATGACCGGGCCGGCGTTGGATTCGAGCAAGGCGATGGTTCTTTCGCCGCAGCAATTGATGCGTGGTATCAGCATAGGATTCGCAAAGTCACTCGCCGGGCACGTAACGCCGCGTGGGAGCGAGTACAGCTGGTTCCCGGAATTACCGCCAGCTATGACGGTGCGCAGGCACGGGCAATTGTGCCGAGCGCCGTGCATCGGGTAGATCCGGTGGTAGCAAAGCTTCAGATTGGCGGAACCAACGTCGATGATGGCAACGTCGACAAGCGGCCATCTGACTGCCCGCATATTTATCTCGATGCTGGTCTGGACATGTCTACGGGCAAACTGGCCGCCCAGGCTGGACATGCATCGATGCTATTAGCCGCCAACATGTCGTTGGATTGGGTACAGGAGTGGGCGCGTGCTGACTTTCCGCTAGCAGTGGAAAAAGTTGACTCGCAGGTTTTTGGTCAGCTTCTTGAAAGCACCGACGTAGTGGTTGTCCGTGATGCAGGTTTCACGGAGGTAGCTGCCGGAAGCGCAACAGCTCTTGCCGCCCCGCGGGCTATACTTTAG
- a CDS encoding ATP-dependent DNA helicase, whose product MSTELACTTEEVLTAAVDSIGGATRDGQVAMAQAVTRALETQRHLAVQAGTGTGKSLAYLVPAIRYAQLTDSTVIVSTATIALQRQLVERDLPRLADALEPILENRPTFAIMKGRHNYLCQNKVAHAESLANEEDALLDESEISWLGAQIARLYDWANETETGDRDSLEPGVSDLAWRQVSVSSKECIGASRCPHGDTCFAELARRQAKDVDIVVTNHAMLAIDAMLDINVLPEHDVVIIDEAHELDGRITSVSTMEISTTALTLTARRAGKLGAEGRDEKLKEVATQWEQSMLGVEPGRLVALPEQLGPTLTALRDCLWQLKQTIGQAPAGEAAHQPEQHAERLSLANHIEDQHDCVVRILEVFAQPDESQHSDVVWAVVDERRGTMLKVAPLSVAGLLHDRLFGSNTVVLTSATLTIGGNFAAMAASWGLPKGSWDHLDAGTPFDPAKSGILYTPRHIPEPGRDGLPQEMVDEIYDLIMAAGGRTLGLFSSRRAAMQATELLRPRLPFDILCQGDDTTGALVDRFAKQENTCLFGTLTLWQGVDVPGKSCSLVFMDRIPFPRPDDPLLQARKEAADAAGRNGFMEVAATHAALLMAQGAGRLLRHVTDRGVVAVLDKRIVEKRYGGFLLNSMPRFWRTTDKAVVTAALGRLVTG is encoded by the coding sequence ATGAGCACGGAACTAGCCTGCACCACCGAGGAAGTACTAACCGCTGCAGTTGACAGTATCGGCGGCGCCACCCGAGACGGCCAGGTGGCGATGGCTCAAGCAGTCACCCGCGCACTGGAAACTCAGCGGCATTTGGCGGTGCAGGCAGGAACCGGAACCGGAAAATCGTTAGCGTATTTGGTACCAGCCATCCGCTACGCGCAGTTAACAGATTCCACCGTGATTGTTTCCACCGCCACCATTGCGCTGCAACGTCAATTGGTTGAACGGGATCTCCCCCGCTTGGCGGACGCATTGGAGCCAATTCTTGAAAACCGTCCTACCTTCGCCATCATGAAGGGGCGGCATAATTATTTGTGTCAGAATAAGGTCGCACATGCCGAAAGCCTCGCAAACGAGGAAGATGCGCTTTTAGACGAATCCGAGATCAGTTGGTTAGGGGCGCAAATAGCCCGCCTGTATGACTGGGCGAATGAAACCGAAACCGGTGACCGTGACTCACTGGAACCAGGCGTATCCGATTTGGCATGGCGGCAAGTATCCGTTAGCTCCAAAGAGTGTATTGGGGCAAGTCGGTGCCCGCACGGCGATACATGTTTTGCGGAATTGGCCCGGCGTCAAGCCAAAGACGTCGATATTGTCGTGACCAATCATGCCATGTTGGCCATTGATGCCATGTTAGATATCAACGTTTTGCCGGAGCACGACGTGGTCATTATCGACGAGGCTCATGAATTAGATGGCCGGATCACGTCAGTTTCCACAATGGAGATTTCCACCACCGCTTTGACATTGACCGCACGGCGCGCTGGGAAACTGGGCGCTGAGGGAAGGGATGAGAAGCTCAAAGAGGTGGCCACACAGTGGGAGCAATCCATGTTGGGGGTTGAGCCAGGTCGGTTAGTGGCGTTACCTGAGCAGCTGGGGCCTACGTTGACCGCACTGCGGGATTGTTTATGGCAGTTGAAACAAACCATTGGGCAAGCCCCAGCAGGTGAGGCCGCGCACCAACCGGAACAACACGCGGAGCGGTTAAGCCTGGCCAATCATATCGAAGATCAGCACGATTGCGTGGTGCGGATCTTGGAGGTTTTCGCCCAGCCAGACGAGTCCCAGCATTCAGATGTGGTGTGGGCAGTTGTTGATGAGCGCAGGGGCACGATGCTCAAGGTTGCCCCGCTGTCGGTGGCGGGATTGCTGCACGACCGGTTGTTCGGTTCCAACACGGTGGTACTTACCTCTGCGACGTTAACTATTGGTGGGAATTTTGCAGCGATGGCCGCGAGCTGGGGGTTGCCGAAGGGAAGTTGGGATCATTTAGATGCGGGCACCCCGTTTGATCCGGCGAAGTCAGGGATTTTATATACGCCCCGCCACATTCCGGAGCCAGGCCGAGACGGATTGCCGCAGGAAATGGTGGACGAGATTTATGATCTCATCATGGCTGCGGGGGGCCGCACGCTGGGGTTGTTTTCCTCACGCCGGGCTGCAATGCAGGCCACGGAATTATTGCGGCCACGGTTACCTTTCGATATTTTGTGCCAGGGCGACGATACCACTGGCGCACTGGTGGATCGGTTTGCTAAACAAGAAAACACGTGTTTATTTGGTACGTTGACGTTGTGGCAGGGGGTGGACGTACCAGGTAAAAGTTGCTCGTTGGTGTTTATGGATCGAATTCCATTTCCCCGCCCTGATGATCCGTTATTGCAGGCACGTAAGGAGGCCGCTGATGCGGCTGGCCGAAATGGTTTTATGGAAGTTGCTGCGACCCATGCCGCGCTGCTGATGGCCCAGGGGGCGGGTAGACTGCTCCGGCACGTAACGGACCGGGGCGTTGTTGCGGTGTTGGATAAGCGCATCGTGGAGAAGCGTTACGGTGGGTTTTTACTAAATTCAATGCCGCGATTTTGGCGAACTACGGATAAGGCTGTGGTTACCGCCGCATTGGGTAGATTGGTGACTGGCTAG
- the serB gene encoding phosphoserine phosphatase SerB encodes MEEYNNVSDANSTQLTVALQHGLIPAVVTISGNDRPGVTAAFFRVLAANGVQVLDVEQSQFRGYLSLAAFVGIAAAKVDKVDEGLRETLKGYGQTVSVELQAEAQSSRPRSTHEIVILGNPVEAKDISRIGQTLADYGANIDTIRGIADYPVTGLELKVTIPNPKPGGGIPIRKALAQLTPELGVDIAIERAGLQRRSKRLICFDCDSTLITGEVIEMLAAHAGREKEVAEVTERAMRGELDFEESLRERVKTLAGLDASVIDKVAADIVLTPGARTTIRTLKRLGYKTAVVSGGFIQVLADLAKELDLDYVRANTLEIIDGKLTGNVIGKVVDRAAKAEFLAEFAADSGLEMHQTVAVGDGANDIDMISAAGLGIAFNAKPALREVADTSVNSPFLDEVLHMLGITRAEVDAADEQAGTVHRVPLEP; translated from the coding sequence ATGGAAGAATACAACAACGTGTCTGATGCAAATTCCACTCAGTTAACAGTTGCGCTACAACATGGGTTAATTCCCGCAGTGGTGACTATTTCGGGCAATGATCGCCCGGGGGTGACCGCCGCTTTTTTCCGGGTGTTGGCGGCAAACGGTGTCCAGGTACTCGACGTTGAACAGTCTCAGTTTCGTGGCTATTTATCGTTGGCGGCTTTCGTCGGTATCGCTGCGGCGAAAGTGGACAAGGTCGACGAAGGGCTACGGGAAACACTGAAAGGGTATGGGCAGACGGTGTCCGTGGAATTGCAAGCCGAGGCCCAGTCGTCCCGGCCTCGCTCCACTCACGAGATTGTGATTCTTGGTAATCCGGTGGAAGCTAAGGATATTTCCCGAATTGGCCAGACTCTTGCGGATTACGGTGCCAATATCGACACCATCCGTGGTATTGCTGACTACCCGGTGACGGGGCTTGAACTGAAGGTAACTATTCCTAATCCCAAACCAGGTGGCGGGATTCCGATTCGTAAGGCATTGGCTCAGCTTACTCCGGAACTGGGGGTCGACATTGCAATCGAACGGGCTGGTTTGCAGCGTAGGTCCAAACGGTTGATCTGTTTCGATTGTGACTCGACGCTAATCACCGGAGAAGTGATCGAAATGCTCGCGGCTCATGCGGGGCGTGAGAAAGAAGTCGCCGAGGTGACAGAACGTGCCATGCGCGGGGAACTGGACTTTGAGGAATCCTTGCGGGAACGAGTGAAAACTCTCGCAGGGTTAGACGCATCAGTTATCGATAAGGTTGCGGCCGATATTGTTTTAACACCTGGCGCGCGTACAACAATCCGAACATTGAAGCGCTTGGGCTATAAAACAGCTGTTGTTTCCGGCGGTTTCATTCAGGTATTAGCCGATCTGGCCAAGGAATTAGACCTAGATTATGTTCGTGCGAATACCCTGGAGATAATAGACGGCAAACTCACTGGAAACGTTATTGGCAAGGTTGTGGATCGTGCCGCCAAGGCAGAATTTCTGGCGGAATTTGCCGCCGATTCTGGGTTGGAGATGCACCAAACCGTTGCTGTGGGGGATGGGGCTAATGATATTGACATGATTTCTGCTGCTGGCTTGGGGATCGCTTTTAACGCTAAACCAGCCTTACGGGAAGTTGCTGATACATCGGTGAATTCCCCGTTCTTGGATGAAGTTTTACACATGCTGGGCATTACCCGAGCTGAGGTTGATGCCGCTGATGAACAAGCTGGTACTGTCCATCGAGTCCCGTTGGAGCCTTAG
- a CDS encoding nicotinate phosphoribosyltransferase: MQSTALLTDMYELTMLQSALADNTAHRMCTFEVFARRLPNERRYGVVAGTARVLSAIKEFRFTEEQIQSLDFLNDETRDYLRSYSFSGQIDGYREGELYFPHSPILTVRGTFAECVILETVILSILNADSAIASAAARMVTAADGRPIIEMGSRRTHELAAVTASRAAYLAGFVATSNLEAVHRYGIPGSGTAAHAWTLLHINDDGSPNEAAAFQSQVDSHGVGTTLLVDTYDITQGVKTAIEVAGTELGAVRIDSGDLGVLTRQVRQQLDDLGAHNTKIIVSSDLDEYAIAGLRGDPVDGFGVGTSVVTGSGAPTASMVYKLVEVDGHPVAKRSRNKQSAGGTKRAIRTHRDTGTAVEEIVFPFDADMPDIGHLNATELTIPLMRDGEIVPGLATLSQSRDYLAKQLITLPWEGLALSKDEPVINTRYVGFSR; the protein is encoded by the coding sequence ATGCAATCTACTGCCCTGTTAACAGACATGTATGAGTTGACCATGTTACAGTCAGCTCTTGCCGATAACACCGCGCACCGGATGTGTACCTTCGAGGTATTTGCCCGCCGACTGCCTAACGAGCGTCGTTATGGTGTTGTGGCGGGAACCGCCCGAGTGTTATCTGCCATTAAGGAATTCCGGTTCACCGAGGAACAAATTCAATCGCTGGATTTCCTTAACGACGAAACCCGTGACTACCTGCGTTCCTATTCCTTTTCCGGCCAAATTGATGGTTACCGTGAGGGGGAACTGTATTTCCCCCACTCCCCAATCTTGACGGTACGTGGGACTTTCGCTGAGTGCGTGATTTTGGAGACGGTTATCTTATCCATCCTCAATGCGGATTCAGCGATAGCCTCCGCCGCTGCTCGTATGGTCACCGCGGCGGATGGTCGCCCAATCATCGAAATGGGGTCACGGCGTACCCATGAGCTGGCCGCTGTCACAGCCTCTAGGGCTGCTTATCTGGCGGGTTTTGTTGCCACCTCGAATCTGGAAGCAGTTCACCGCTATGGCATTCCCGGCTCTGGTACCGCAGCGCACGCCTGGACATTGCTGCATATTAATGATGATGGTTCTCCTAATGAGGCCGCAGCCTTCCAATCCCAGGTGGATTCCCATGGGGTTGGGACCACCTTACTAGTCGATACCTATGATATAACCCAAGGGGTGAAAACGGCCATTGAGGTGGCTGGCACTGAATTGGGTGCGGTTCGAATCGATTCCGGCGATCTGGGGGTATTAACCCGTCAGGTGCGTCAGCAGCTGGATGATCTAGGCGCGCACAACACCAAGATCATCGTGTCCTCTGATTTGGACGAATATGCGATTGCCGGCCTGCGTGGCGACCCCGTCGATGGCTTCGGTGTGGGTACTTCAGTTGTGACTGGTTCCGGTGCACCTACCGCATCCATGGTGTACAAGTTGGTGGAGGTCGACGGACACCCCGTCGCAAAGCGATCGCGCAATAAGCAGTCGGCAGGCGGGACGAAGCGAGCCATCCGCACCCACCGGGATACTGGCACCGCGGTGGAAGAGATCGTATTCCCCTTTGACGCTGATATGCCGGATATCGGCCATTTGAATGCTACCGAGCTTACGATTCCGCTCATGCGGGATGGCGAAATTGTTCCCGGCCTGGCTACGTTGAGCCAGTCGCGTGATTACTTGGCCAAACAACTGATCACACTGCCGTGGGAAGGCTTGGCTCTAAGTAAGGATGAGCCCGTAATTAATACTCGTTACGTTGGGTTTTCGCGTTAG
- a CDS encoding CAP domain-containing protein → MNQIVNWLVQWIPGVNQPERYRHIQNLLSVILAALTFAGAAVNSYNSLTDAGSSDNKADQPKLSELVQPLDTSRLWEDTNIRNDLTNILNQSRIEAGRSIVEPNYDLSMSAQRWAERNAMTDSFKPTPDNVVMVQSSLPSADAKAARFLGGWFNDPQSQEALGKSDLRHIGVGVASANGKTFAVIQLS, encoded by the coding sequence ATGAATCAGATTGTTAATTGGTTGGTGCAGTGGATTCCTGGAGTGAACCAACCTGAGCGATATCGACACATCCAAAATTTGCTATCTGTGATTTTGGCGGCACTCACATTCGCGGGTGCAGCAGTAAATTCCTACAATTCCCTCACTGATGCTGGCAGTTCGGATAATAAGGCTGATCAGCCGAAGTTGTCGGAATTGGTTCAGCCGCTGGATACATCCCGGTTATGGGAGGACACCAATATCCGTAATGATTTGACCAATATTTTGAATCAATCTCGGATTGAAGCTGGCCGGAGCATCGTTGAGCCCAATTATGACTTGAGCATGAGTGCCCAGCGGTGGGCGGAACGTAACGCCATGACCGACAGTTTCAAGCCAACTCCGGACAACGTGGTTATGGTTCAGTCCTCATTGCCTTCTGCCGATGCAAAAGCGGCCCGGTTCTTAGGCGGTTGGTTCAACGATCCGCAAAGCCAGGAAGCGCTGGGGAAATCCGACTTACGCCATATTGGTGTCGGAGTTGCTAGTGCCAATGGCAAAACTTTTGCGGTGATTCAACTTAGCTAA
- a CDS encoding DUF2017 domain-containing protein, whose product MKSWKRKKGIFSQPKYHCVFEPIEREVLGNIAATVADALMHRAQSAPRDELAELAGMPSGHKDAPTDPALLRLLPNFERDGDEEYDGDNSLLRSLHESDITKEKLSNLAILGEAVGPDGSISVTITEEEARAWLIALNDMRLFLAASDVPDTEHAEDRDNLVEWLAYNQESLLSAMTGEHPS is encoded by the coding sequence ATGAAATCATGGAAACGCAAAAAAGGGATTTTTAGCCAGCCCAAATACCACTGCGTATTCGAGCCGATCGAAAGAGAAGTATTGGGCAATATTGCAGCCACCGTCGCCGATGCTCTTATGCACCGGGCTCAATCCGCACCAAGGGACGAACTAGCCGAATTAGCAGGAATGCCCTCCGGCCACAAAGACGCCCCGACCGATCCAGCGCTTTTACGGCTATTGCCTAATTTTGAACGCGACGGCGACGAAGAATACGACGGCGACAATTCATTGCTCAGATCCCTCCACGAATCGGATATAACCAAGGAAAAACTGAGCAATCTCGCAATCCTGGGCGAGGCGGTGGGCCCAGACGGGTCAATATCAGTGACCATCACAGAAGAAGAAGCCCGCGCCTGGCTGATCGCACTCAATGATATGCGGCTCTTCCTCGCAGCCAGCGATGTGCCCGATACAGAACATGCGGAAGACCGAGATAATTTAGTGGAATGGTTGGCCTATAACCAAGAATCGCTGTTGAGCGCAATGACAGGAGAACATCCCTCGTGA
- a CDS encoding YwiC-like family protein — protein MMGKIVRNRAWIPDQHGAWVMVFLPFTLGVIIARPHLIHLPLLIAWLVGYFCFFAASLWIKARPNRKAQYLPALITYASISAVAVLITVWLNPQLMWFGILFAPLVVVAAWEAIKHRPRSLISGLATVLASALMLPVTVAAAGADPWSVWARTLLVALYFCGTIPYVKTLIRNRQDPAWLQGSVGFHAVAVFIVAKLAWNQLVSWWALPLFLAYGLRAWWIPTMNRKWRPKQIGIGEMFASAALAAVVLVS, from the coding sequence ATGATGGGAAAGATAGTGCGTAATCGGGCATGGATACCGGATCAACACGGCGCATGGGTTATGGTATTCCTGCCATTTACCTTAGGTGTCATTATCGCACGACCGCATCTTATTCACCTGCCCCTGCTTATCGCTTGGTTAGTGGGCTATTTTTGCTTTTTCGCGGCATCTTTATGGATAAAAGCACGCCCCAACAGAAAAGCCCAATACCTGCCAGCGCTTATCACCTACGCCAGCATCTCGGCCGTCGCTGTCCTAATAACCGTCTGGCTAAACCCGCAACTGATGTGGTTTGGGATACTGTTTGCTCCTCTCGTGGTGGTGGCAGCATGGGAAGCAATCAAACATCGACCCCGATCACTGATCTCTGGCCTAGCAACGGTTCTTGCCAGCGCATTGATGTTGCCAGTAACCGTTGCTGCCGCAGGCGCAGATCCATGGTCGGTGTGGGCGCGAACCCTCCTGGTTGCTCTGTATTTTTGCGGAACAATTCCCTATGTGAAGACATTGATTCGGAACCGACAAGATCCCGCCTGGTTACAAGGATCAGTAGGCTTCCATGCGGTGGCGGTTTTTATCGTCGCCAAGCTTGCCTGGAACCAGCTGGTTAGCTGGTGGGCACTACCGCTGTTCCTAGCCTATGGGCTGCGTGCCTGGTGGATTCCTACAATGAATCGAAAGTGGCGACCGAAACAAATAGGTATTGGGGAAATGTTCGCCAGTGCCGCATTAGCCGCTGTTGTGTTGGTCTCCTAA